CCCATAGAAGAAACGGAACGACGAAGACCGCGATCGGCAGAAGCCCCGCCCGCGCCGCGCACATTCCCGATCGAAGCGTCCGCGCCCAGCTCCGCTCGCGCGACCCCGCGGCGACAACGAAGAAGGGAACAAAGAGAAACGCGAACTGCTTCGTCGCGCACGCGCCGCCGAGGAGAAGCGCCGCGCCCCGCATGCGCCTCGACAGAAGAAGGTGCGCGGCCGCGACGAGCATCGCCGCGGCGATCACGTCGTTCCTCCCCTGCACGAGATGCGGAACGAGAAAGGGGTTCAACCCCCAGAGCGCGGCAAGCAGAAGCTTGCGCTCCGGGTCCGCGCTCCAACGAACGACGAGAAGAAACGGAAAAAGATAGAAGAGCAGATGGAGGAACCGCGCGTCGTATCCCCCGAAGACTCGCTCGCCGAGCACGAGAAACGGCGCGTGCGCGAGAAACGCGAGCGGGAAATATGGGAGATGGACGATCGCCGGATTTCCGGGGCCCCATTCGAGACCGGCCATCGGCGTCGATCGAAAATCGGCCGCGTAGGGGTTCTCGCCGCGGAGGAGGAACCGAACCGCCTCTTCGGTCTGAACGACGCCCCCGTCGTGCGCGTGGCCGCGAGCGCCCGTTTGGAAGCGGAGCGCGATCTCGGCGGCGGCGGGGAGAAAGACCAGAAGGAGAACGAGAACCGCGAGAAGCGCTGCGCGCGCGCGCATCGATCCGCGAAGAAGAACGCGAAAGGAGACGAGCGCGTAGAGAATCAGGATCGCGACCGCGAGGATCGTCTTGATCGCGCCGATCGGGTTCCGGACGAGGCTCTTCTCGAAGAGCCGCGCGAACGGTCCGCCCGCCCCCGCGAGATCGCCGAGCTCCTTCCCGAACTCGAGAAGCCCCTCGCTCGGCAGAACGAGAAAGACGAGCAGGAAGAGAAGCGCGGCGTCGATCGGGATCCTCGCGCTCCCCCGGCCGCCCGTGTCTTCCATCGCTCGTGCTCCCTCCGCGACGATCCTAGGCGAAGACGCTCCTCGTCTCCACACTTTCGAAGAGCCGCCGGCTTCGATCGGGCTAAAGAACCTTGAGCGCGACGAGCGTGAGATCGTCCTTCGAAGGACCGGGCGCGAAGGAACGCGCCTCGCGGAAGAGGACCTCCACGATCCCCTCGGCGGAGAGGCGGCGGCTCCGGACCAGGAGCTCGGCGAGCCGATCCTCGCCGAAGAACGCCCCTTCCTCGGAGCGCGCCTCCGTCATTCCGTCCGTGTAGAAGAGGACCGCGTCGCCCGGAGCAAGATCGGTCCGCACGACCTCATAGCGCCCCCCGGGCTCGACGCCCAGGATGAGCCCGCGCGGACGAATGCGCTCGGCGCGGCGCGAGGACGCCCGAGCGATCAGAGGGGGCGGGTGGCCCGCGCTCGCCGTGTGGAGGCGCTTCTTCCTCGCCTCCAAGCGGGCCGCGACGAGCGAGAAGAGAAGGTTCGCGCATGAAAGATCCCGATAGAGGAGAAGGCTCGCCTTCGCGAGAACGCGGCCCGGGTTCCTCGCTTCGGCTGCGCAGGCGAAGACGGCCGCGCGCGCGCTGCTCATGAGAAGCGCGCTCCCGAGATCGTGCCCCCCGACATCGCCGAGGACGATCGTCGCCCCGCCCCGTCCGTCGGGAAGATACCCGTAGGTGTCCCCGCCGATGCTCGCGGCCGCCTCCGAGCGCCCAGAGATTTCCGCGCCCGCGAGCCTCGGGGCTTCTTTCGGGAGGAGCGCCGCCCGGATCTCGCGCGCAACCACAAGGTCTCGCTCGAGACGCTCCCTTTCCCGCCGTTCCCGATGGAGACGCGCGTTCTCCATCGCGATCGCCGCCTGTGCGCTCACCGCGGCGAGGATCTTGAGATCCCCCGAGGCGAACGGCCCCCGGCTCTCCGGCCCGGCGAGCACGATCATTCCGAACGGATCCTCCTCCGCCCCGCGCGAGGGGCGGAGGATCGGCGCGGCGGCGAGCGGACGGGATGATTCCTCCGCGAGCGCGGGCCCTCGTCGTCTCACCGCCTCCGCGAGGAGCTCGCTCCCCGCGGGCGGAAGGCTTCTCGCTCCTTCCTTCGCGAGCGCCTCCCAATCGGTCCCTCTTCGCGCGAAGACCGCTCCGCTCTCCGCGCGAAGAAGCGAGACAAGCCGCCGGAGAGCCGCGCGCGCGATTTCGTCTTCCTCGAAACGGCAAGCGAGATCGCCGCCGAG
The sequence above is drawn from the Candidatus Eisenbacteria bacterium genome and encodes:
- a CDS encoding serine/threonine-protein phosphatase; protein product: MPRAIERSRLIDDSRKEEFLAALAAAFSLSIEIEDASGAVVARTGGEAEIAASKPLAARALRVRGSAAGRVVIRGFEHDERRADSIARAAALYLENTLEADYQLKSLAGEIVERYEEVNLLYDLGGDLACRFEEDEIARAALRRLVSLLRAESGAVFARRGTDWEALAKEGARSLPPAGSELLAEAVRRRGPALAEESSRPLAAAPILRPSRGAEEDPFGMIVLAGPESRGPFASGDLKILAAVSAQAAIAMENARLHRERRERERLERDLVVAREIRAALLPKEAPRLAGAEISGRSEAAASIGGDTYGYLPDGRGGATIVLGDVGGHDLGSALLMSSARAAVFACAAEARNPGRVLAKASLLLYRDLSCANLLFSLVAARLEARKKRLHTASAGHPPPLIARASSRRAERIRPRGLILGVEPGGRYEVVRTDLAPGDAVLFYTDGMTEARSEEGAFFGEDRLAELLVRSRRLSAEGIVEVLFREARSFAPGPSKDDLTLVALKVL